The DNA region ATTTAGGCCGAAGCGTTTGGAAAGTTGGCGGCTTAGTATGGCGTTGCGGCCTTCTGTACGGCCTTCCATGCGGCCTTCCATGCGGCCTTCCATGCGGCCTTCCACACGTCCTTCCATCTTCCATTTCTGGGTCCATTCGGTCACCCGTTCAGCTAACATGGCTTCCACCTCTTCCAGGTCGTTGAGTTCGGGCAAGGGTTCCTGGGGTATCAGACGGCCTAGGAGCACTCTGCGTATCCAGACG from Spartobacteria bacterium includes:
- a CDS encoding DUF4351 domain-containing protein, which encodes VWIRRVLLGRLIPQEPLPELNDLEEVEAMLAERVTEWTQKWKMEGRVEGRMEGRMEGRMEGRTEGRNAILSRQLSKRFGLNTLDIRMQERLRNASPEQLDRWAERILDAKTVDDVFDE